A DNA window from Aythya fuligula isolate bAytFul2 chromosome 4, bAytFul2.pri, whole genome shotgun sequence contains the following coding sequences:
- the SMIM20 gene encoding small integral membrane protein 20, which produces MAGLSRTLGIFGGFVAVVGAALYPIYFRPLLLPDEYKKEQSINRAGIVQEDIQPPGLKVWSDPFGRK; this is translated from the exons ATGGCGGGGCTGAGCCGCACGCTGGGCATCTTCGGCGGCTTCGTGGCCGTGGTGGGGGCTGCCCTGTACCCCATCTACTTCaggccgctgctgctgccggatGAGTACA AGAAAGAACAGTCAATAAACCGAGCTGGTATTGTTCAAGAGGATATTCAGCCTCCAG GGTTAAAAGTGTGGTCTGATCCCTTTGGAAGAAAGTAA